The sequence below is a genomic window from Microbacterium sp. cx-55.
ATCGCTCGCCCGCCACCGGCTCGTAGAGGCTCCCGAGCCGCACCTCGATTCCGTCGAGTCCGTTCAGCGCGGCGTTCAGCCGCGTGAACCACAGCGCCCGCTCGGAGATGTCGGTCGCGACGACATCGAACCCCCGCCGCCGCAGATGCAGCGCGATGATCCCGCACCCGCAGCCGAGATCGAGGGCACGGCCGGTGCCCTCCGGGGGCAGCAGCGCGGCCAGCGTGCGCCCCGCGCCGCCGACGCCGAGCACGTGATCGGGCCGCAGCGGGAAGACGCCCGCCAGCTCATCGAGGTCGCTCGCGATCCAGCCGGCCTCGCCCGGTGCGAAGGTGTGCGGACGGATGGCGACGAGCGGCACGGCGCGTTCGCCCTCGACCCCCAGCACGCCGAGACCGACCGCCGCGTCGATCGTCGGGCGACCAAGGCTCGATGCCGCCGTGCTGAGGGGCACCGCATCCCCCAGCACGAACAGGCGCGCCAGCAGCGCGAGCGGATCGGTGGCGCCCCTCAGCGCGCGCCGCGCGGGGGTTCCGTCACCCCGGTCGAGGGCGTCCGCGGCGGGTGCCCCCAGCCGAACGCGCAGCCCGTCATCGGTCAGACCCGCGTTCGCGAGGTCAACAGCGAGCGTCCGGACGAGCGACTGATCCATGTGCTCTATTCAAACGGGTCGGGCAACGCACCGCGGATGCACACCCGATCCGAAGGGTCCGCCCCCGTAGAATCGCACTCGACCGTGCGGTCCTTTCATCGCACCGGACCCCTCTGACGCATGATCCCGACTTCGGCCCACGCGGGCATCACCGCGACGCGACGACGCTCGCGCATACTCTCGGCCCTGCTTGCCGTCCTCGTGCTGATCGGCATCATCGTGGCCGCGCCGGCGCACGCGCAGACGACGCCGACCCCCTCTCCCACGGCGAGCGGCGAGGTCGAGTTCGCGGTCGCGCCGGCCAGCAACGGCGTGCTCGCCTCCGGCGCTGCACTGACGGTGCAGTTCTCCGTGCAGAACGGCACGGCACTGCGAGTGCCGGCGGATGACGCCACCCTCCAGCTCGGAGATGCTCCGCTCGGCGATCGCGCGGCTCTTGCGGCGTGGCTCGACGGCACCGCCGCGGCCGACACCGGGCGCCAGGTCGGCGCCACCCGCATCGAAACCGTGATCGCGGGCGACACCGCGACCGGCAGCCTGCAGGTGCCCGCCGACGACGAGGCCCTCGTGGGGCGGCAGCCCGGTGTCTACCCGCTCCGACTCGTGTTCGGCGGCCGGGAGGCCCGGTCGGTCATCGTGGTTCCCGGGTCGGCCGCGGCCCCCGTGGGCGTGATCGTGCCCGTCACGGCGGGTCCCCTCGAGCGCGGACTCCTCACCCGGGCGCAGCTCGAGACCCTCACCGGCACCGACGGCTCCCTGACCGCGATTCTGGATGCGGTCGAAGGAACCGCCGCGATCCTCGCGATCGATCCCGCCGTGCCCGCCGCCATCCGGGTGCTCGGCACGTCCGCCCCCGCGTCGGCGCAGGAGTGGCTCACGCGCCTCCTGCAGCTGCCGAACTCGCGGTTCGCCCTGCAGTTCGGCGACGCGGATGTGGCCACGCAGATCGATGCGGGGCTGGCGACGCCGTGGCAACCGACCTCGCTGACCGCCTACGTCGACGCGACCTCGGTGCCCGACCCGACGGCCACGCCCACGACGCCCGCCCCCGGCCAGACGGAGGGCGACGCCGACGCACCCGTGCTTCCCGATCTGGCGACGCTCCTCGACATCGGTGACCCGACCGCCCCGACGATCTACTGGCCCGTATCGGGCAGCGCCGGCCCGTCAGTCGTGTCGACGCTCGCCGCGAGCGTTCCCGGTGCCGTCACCGTGCTCGATTCCGCCGCCGTCACCCCCGCCGATTCGGGCGCATCGTCCGGCCGAGCCGCGGCGGGCGACGCCGGGCTGCTCCTCACCGACCACGCCGTGTCGAGCACCCTCCTCTCGGCCTCGGTCGAAGGCGACGGGGCCACCCGACAGGCGCTGCTGGCCGCCGCATCCGCCGACCTCACGCTCGCGGCCGCCGCCTCCGGGGGTTCCGCGCTCCTGGTGACGGTCGACCGGGCGAACGACCGCACCCGTGCCGGCCTCCGGGGCGCGATCGACGCCGCGAGCGTCCCGGGCCTCACGGTCACCGGGCTCGACGGCATCCTCGGCGCCGAGGCGCGTGCCGTCACGGTCGCCGACGCTCCGAGCGATGCCGACCGTGTGTCCGCGATCGGTCCGCTGTCGGATGGCGCCGACCGCATCGCGCGGTTCGCCACCATCCTCGACGACCCGAACCTGCTCACCGGTCCCGAACGCGCCAGCATCCTGCAGCTGCTCGGGGCGGGATGGCAGAGCGGCGGCGCAGACTGGGCGACCGCCTACGCGAACCACCGCGCAGCGACCGAGGAGACACTCGCCGCCGTCGGCATCCTGCCCTCGAGCCCCCTCAACCTGCTCACCGCGGGCACCGACCTGCGCTTCTGGGTGCACAATGACCTGCCGTACCCCGTGAACGTCGTCCTCGACGCCGATCCCAACGACCTCCGGCTCGAGATCGACCGCCAGACCGTGGTGCTCGCCGCGGCGTCCTCGAACACCCCGGTCGCCATCCCCGTGCGCGCGCGAATCGGAAACGGCGACGTGAAGATCGTGCTGAGCCTGCGCAGCCCGTCGTCCGAGCCGATCGGCACCCCCCAGACGGTCGATGTGAACGTTCGCGCCGACTGGGAGGCCTACGGCACCGCCATTCTGGCCACGCTCATCGTCGGCTTCCTCGTGCTCGGTGTCGTTCGCACGGTGCGCCGTCGACGTCGCGCGAAGGCGACCGGCACGGGCATCGACGCGACCGCGGGTGCCGCGGATGCACCCGCGGATGACGCGCCGGATGCGGTCACCGACGATGCCGCATCCGCCCCCGAATCTCCGGAGGATCGATCGTGAGCGGACTCGGACGGGCGAGCGTGCTGCTCGGCGCGGGAACCATGGTCTCGCGGGTGAGCGGACTCATCCGCACGATCGTCCTGGTCGGGGTGATCGGGTCGATCGCCTCCCCCGCGGCCGACGCGTTCGCGCTGGCCAACCAGCTGCCGAACAACGTCTACGCGATCATCTCCGCGGGCGTTCTCACGGCCGTCATCGTGCCGCAGATCGTGCGCGAGAGCGCGCGGTCGGACGGCGGACAGAGATTCATCTCCGCACTCTTCACGGCCGGAGTGGTCGTGCTTCTCGCGGTCACGGCGGTCGTCACGCTCGCCGCTCCGCTCCTGATCTCGCTCTACGCCGACAACTTCACCCCGGAACAGCAGGCCCTCGCGACGGCGTTCGCCTACTGGTGCCTGCCGCAGATCTTCTTCTACGGTCTGTATTCTCTGCTCGGCGAGACACTGAACGCCCGGCGTATCTTCGGCCCGTTCACCTGGGCACCGGTGGTCAACAATGTCGTGTCGATCGCGGGATTCCTCGCGATCGCCTTCGTGTTCGGCTCCGACCTCACCCGCGTCGACGACTGGACGCCCGGTATGGTCGCCCTCCTCGGCGGTACCGCCACCATCGGCATCGCCGTACAGGCGCTCATCCTGCTGGTGTTCTGGCGGCGCACGGGGCTGCATCTCCGCCCCGACTTCCGGTGGCGGGGCCTCGGCTTCCGGAACATGGGCCGGCTCGCCGGCTGGACGGCAGCGATGGTCGTCGTCGGTCAGATCGCCGGCCTCGTGCAGACGCGCGTCGTCGCGGACGCGTCCGGCGTCGGGGCCTCCGTGGCCGCCACCGGCAACGCGTGGCTGATCTTCATGCTCCCGTACTCCGTCATCGTGCTCTCCATCGGCACCCCTTACTTCACGCAGATCAGCGAGCACGCGAGCGCGGGCCGCGACAGCGACGTGCGAACGGACGTGGCGCGCAGCATCCGCATCATCAGCCTGTTCATCGTCATCGCCGCAGCGGCCATCGCGGTCGCCGCGGTGCCGGCATCCCGCATCTTCACGAACAGCGAAGCGGATGCGGTGGCCGCCGCGCCCGTGCTCCTCGCCTATCTCGTGAGCCTGCTGCCGCTGTCGGTGCTGTTCATCGTGCAGCGCACGTTCTACGCCTACGACGACACCCGTACCCCGTTCGTCTTCACCGCCATCCAGGGCGTACTCGTGGTCGTCACGGCGGTCGTCGCCGGGTGGATCCTTCCGAACACCTGGCTCGCCGCGGGTGTCGCGCTCGGACAATCGCTCGCGATCACGGTGCAGGTGCTGCTGGCGACGTGGCTGCTCCGCCGCCGGCTCGGGCGCCTCGGCATCGCCTCGTGGATCACGGCGATCGTGCGATACGTCATCGCTGCCGTTCCCGCCGCGGCGGCCGGGTGGGGCGTGTATCTGCTGCTCGGCGGAGACGACGGGTGGACGACGACCGACAAGATCTTCGGCGCGTTGGGCACCGGCATCATCGGACTCACGAGTCTCGTCGCGTATTTCGCGGTGCTCGCCGCACTGCGCACGCCCGAGCTCGCCCCCGCGCTCGGGATGCTGCGCCGCATCCTGCCCGGTCGCTGAGGCGCCCGCATCCCCCCGCTCGCGGGAATGTCCCGCGGCTACCATGTGTTGACGACACCGAACGTCACGCAAGTCTCGATCCCCAAGGAGAACACGCACGTGCGCCAGCTCATCATCATCGGCTCCGGCCCGGCCGGATACACGGCCGCCATCTACGCCGCGCGTGCCAACCTGAAGCCTCTCGTGATCGCGAGTTCCGTCGAGGCGGGCGGTGAGCTCATGAACACCACCGAGGTGGAGAACTTCCCCGGGTTCCCGGAGGCCATTCAGGGCCCCGACCTGATGACCAAGATGCAGGAACAGGCCGAGAAGTTCGGTGCGGAGGTCGTCTACGACGACGTCACCTCGCTCGACCTCTCCGGAACCGTGAAGAAGGTCACCCTCGGCAGCGGACGGAGCGAAGAAGCCAGCGCGCTGATCTTCGCCACCGGTTCTGCGTACCGGAAGATCGGCATCGAGGGCGAAGAGCGCCTGTCGGGCCGCGGGGTGTCCTGGTGCGCCACGTGCGATGGCTTCTTCTTCCGCGAGCGCGAGATCGCCGTCGTCGGCGGTGGGGATTCCGCCATGGAGGAAGCCACCTTCCTCACCCGTTTCGCATCGAAGGTGCACGTCATCCACCGTCGCGATGAGCTGCGCGCGTCCAAGATCATGCAGGAGCGCGCGTTCGCGAACGAGAAGATCGAGTTCATCTGGAACAGTGCGGTCACCGACGTCCTCGGTGAGGATGCGGTCAACGGCCTCGAACTGACCTCGACCATCGACGGGTCCACCCGACAGCTGCCCGTGCAGGGCCTGTTCGTCGCGATCGGCAACGACCCGCGCACGCACCTGGTGCACGATCAGCTCGATCTCACCCCCGAGGGCACGATCTGGGTCGACGGCCGCTCCTCGCGGACGTCGGTGCCGGGTGTGTTCGCGGCCGGCGACGTCATCGACCCCACCTACCGCCAGGCGGTCACCGCGGCTGCCAGTGGCACCGTCGCGGCTCTCGACGCCGAGCACTTCCTCGCCGCACTCGACGAAGCGGGCGCTCCGGCGGCCGACGCCGACCAGATCGAGGGCCTGCCCGTCGTCTGACGGGAACATCGGACGCACGGTGTGCGTTCGCACGAGTAAGACTTTTATCCAAGGAGAAGACAATGACTGCGAAGGCGACGAGCTCGAACACGTGGGACCAGGACGTTCTCGAGGCCGAAGGCCCCGTTCTGGTCGACTTCTGGGCAGCCTGGTGCGGACCGTGTCGCATGGTCGCGCCGGTTCTCGATGAGATCCAGGCCGAGCACCCGGAGAAGATCACGGTTCTCAAGTTGAACGTCGACGAGAACCCCGATCTCGCGATGAAGTACCAGATCACCTCGATCCCGGCCATGAAGGTGTTCCAGGGCGGCGAAGTGAAGACGACGATCATCGGCGCCAAGCCGAAGTTCGCCCTCGAGAAGGACCTCGCGCCCTACATCGGCTGAGTTCCCCCGACGTGAGAAGGCCCGCAGCACTCGCTGCGGGCCTTCTTCGTGTTCGTTGTGCGACAACCGATGCTTAGGATGCTTCTCCACGAACCATCGGGTCCCATCGCCGAGACGTATTCGTGTCTCCGAGCAGGCGCCACACCGCCTCCGTGAGATCGGGGTAGTCCAGGGCGATCTGGCGGAGCACCCGATAGTGGCGGGCAGGACTCGGGCGACCCGACCCCGACTCCGCGATGTTGTCGGCGCGAAGGATGAACACGACCAATTCGTCGACCGATGGCAGATCCTCCATGAAATCCCACGGGTCTTCGCCGCCGCGCAGTCGCTCCTCCACGAGGACCGAGAGCTCATCCGCCGCCTCCGCGCGAAGCAGCTCGAGGCTGGCGCGGCGACGGAGGGACTCGGGATTCACCCCACAAGTTTATGCGGTGAATGCGCCGGACGGGCCCCCGCCCTCGCTTCGATCAGCGCGATCCGAGGGTGTCTTCGCCCAGTTCCGCGAGGATCCGGTTGAGATCCTGGATGGTGGCGAAATCGATCATGATCTGGCCTTTTCGCGCAGTGAGCGAGATCTTGACCCGGGTGTTCAACCGGTCTCCGAGGCGTTCCGCGACCTCGTCGAGGTGACCCCGTCGTGCCCCTGCCTTCGGCGCGGTCCGCGCGGACGAGACGCCCGTCTTCACGACCGCCT
It includes:
- the murJ gene encoding murein biosynthesis integral membrane protein MurJ; this encodes MSGLGRASVLLGAGTMVSRVSGLIRTIVLVGVIGSIASPAADAFALANQLPNNVYAIISAGVLTAVIVPQIVRESARSDGGQRFISALFTAGVVVLLAVTAVVTLAAPLLISLYADNFTPEQQALATAFAYWCLPQIFFYGLYSLLGETLNARRIFGPFTWAPVVNNVVSIAGFLAIAFVFGSDLTRVDDWTPGMVALLGGTATIGIAVQALILLVFWRRTGLHLRPDFRWRGLGFRNMGRLAGWTAAMVVVGQIAGLVQTRVVADASGVGASVAATGNAWLIFMLPYSVIVLSIGTPYFTQISEHASAGRDSDVRTDVARSIRIISLFIVIAAAAIAVAAVPASRIFTNSEADAVAAAPVLLAYLVSLLPLSVLFIVQRTFYAYDDTRTPFVFTAIQGVLVVVTAVVAGWILPNTWLAAGVALGQSLAITVQVLLATWLLRRRLGRLGIASWITAIVRYVIAAVPAAAAGWGVYLLLGGDDGWTTTDKIFGALGTGIIGLTSLVAYFAVLAALRTPELAPALGMLRRILPGR
- a CDS encoding tryptophan synthase subunit alpha, which gives rise to MNPESLRRRASLELLRAEAADELSVLVEERLRGGEDPWDFMEDLPSVDELVVFILRADNIAESGSGRPSPARHYRVLRQIALDYPDLTEAVWRLLGDTNTSRRWDPMVRGEAS
- the trxB gene encoding thioredoxin-disulfide reductase — its product is MRQLIIIGSGPAGYTAAIYAARANLKPLVIASSVEAGGELMNTTEVENFPGFPEAIQGPDLMTKMQEQAEKFGAEVVYDDVTSLDLSGTVKKVTLGSGRSEEASALIFATGSAYRKIGIEGEERLSGRGVSWCATCDGFFFREREIAVVGGGDSAMEEATFLTRFASKVHVIHRRDELRASKIMQERAFANEKIEFIWNSAVTDVLGEDAVNGLELTSTIDGSTRQLPVQGLFVAIGNDPRTHLVHDQLDLTPEGTIWVDGRSSRTSVPGVFAAGDVIDPTYRQAVTAAASGTVAALDAEHFLAALDEAGAPAADADQIEGLPVV
- a CDS encoding DUF6049 family protein, which translates into the protein MIPTSAHAGITATRRRSRILSALLAVLVLIGIIVAAPAHAQTTPTPSPTASGEVEFAVAPASNGVLASGAALTVQFSVQNGTALRVPADDATLQLGDAPLGDRAALAAWLDGTAAADTGRQVGATRIETVIAGDTATGSLQVPADDEALVGRQPGVYPLRLVFGGREARSVIVVPGSAAAPVGVIVPVTAGPLERGLLTRAQLETLTGTDGSLTAILDAVEGTAAILAIDPAVPAAIRVLGTSAPASAQEWLTRLLQLPNSRFALQFGDADVATQIDAGLATPWQPTSLTAYVDATSVPDPTATPTTPAPGQTEGDADAPVLPDLATLLDIGDPTAPTIYWPVSGSAGPSVVSTLAASVPGAVTVLDSAAVTPADSGASSGRAAAGDAGLLLTDHAVSSTLLSASVEGDGATRQALLAAASADLTLAAAASGGSALLVTVDRANDRTRAGLRGAIDAASVPGLTVTGLDGILGAEARAVTVADAPSDADRVSAIGPLSDGADRIARFATILDDPNLLTGPERASILQLLGAGWQSGGADWATAYANHRAATEETLAAVGILPSSPLNLLTAGTDLRFWVHNDLPYPVNVVLDADPNDLRLEIDRQTVVLAAASSNTPVAIPVRARIGNGDVKIVLSLRSPSSEPIGTPQTVDVNVRADWEAYGTAILATLIVGFLVLGVVRTVRRRRRAKATGTGIDATAGAADAPADDAPDAVTDDAASAPESPEDRS
- the trxA gene encoding thioredoxin, which codes for MTAKATSSNTWDQDVLEAEGPVLVDFWAAWCGPCRMVAPVLDEIQAEHPEKITVLKLNVDENPDLAMKYQITSIPAMKVFQGGEVKTTIIGAKPKFALEKDLAPYIG